A single Ischnura elegans chromosome 13 unlocalized genomic scaffold, ioIscEleg1.1 SUPER_13_unloc_4, whole genome shotgun sequence DNA region contains:
- the LOC124173150 gene encoding uncharacterized protein LOC124173150 has product MLKKQREVMVNYMVGHRNVAVGTYEGALGKVTMENNWRELRDLLKLHGPDKTEEQWKKAWRDLKGKTRAKNARLNSERTATGNTPGHTPPLNEVEKLVLTVIGVETSTPAVELGIPLQDNECVQAIVEEDLPLQTEVIVLAVKYNFVSYMRKDD; this is encoded by the exons ATGCTTAAAAAGCaaagggaggtgatggtgaattatATGGTAGGCCATAGGAATGTGGCCGTTGGGACTTATGAAGGGGCCTTGGGCAAGGTGACGATGGAAAATAACTGGAGGGAGTTGAGGGACCTACTGAAGCTCCACGGTCCTGATAAAACTGAGGAGCAGTGGAAAAAG GCTTGGAGGGACCTTAAAGGAAAGACGAGGGCCAAAAATGCCCGCTTGAACTCGGAGAGGACGGCCACCGGGAATACGCCG GGTCACACTCCACCACTGAACGAGGTAGAGAAGTTAGTTCTCACAGTTATTGGAGTGGAGACGTCCACCCCAGCGGTGGAGCTGGGAATTCCACTACAG GATAATGAGTGTGTTCAGGCGATAGTGGAAGAGGACCTTCCTCTGCAAACAGAGGTAATCGTTCTTGCTGTGAagtataattttgtatcatatatgagaAAAGATGACTAA